The genomic window ctgcttctCCGTGGTGCTGCTTAAAGCCCCACcgcgagccccccccccccaaaataatcccatccccagcaccaccGCTTGCGCAGGAGCCAAGCCAGGGCGgctctccctgcccagctgcctgctggatgCCGGTGCGTCCCGCTAGCCCCGCGCTGCGTTCCTCCCTTCCAGCCCGCACGCTCTTCCCGTGCTACTCTGCCGACCTGAAGCCGGTGTCCGAGGTCCTGGTCTCGGCCAGGGGCTGCACTGTGCTCTTCAGCGTCGAGCCGAGGGCAGCCGGCACCACGGCGTCCTGGGAGTACGAGTCCGGCGCGCGCAAGGAGCTCATCGCCACGTTCGTTCCCAACAAGTCGGCCGAGATCTCCCGCGCCTACGTGGGCCACGCCAGGCTCAGCGAGATGGACTTCTcgctgcagctggtgctgcgCTGGTGGGACGGGGGGTTCTACCGCTTCCGCTCCGAGTCGGAGGCCACGGGCTGGTTGGAGCTGCGCGTGGTCGGTGAGTGCCAAACCCTGCGCCGCAGCcggggagctggagctgctgcccgggTGCTGGCACCCTCGAGGCGGGGGTGTCAGTGCCGACGGGTGCTCCATCTGCGCAGAGCCGCTCTCCGAGCCAGAAATCCTGGGCAACTCGTTCGTGGAGGTGGGAGGCGACACCAAGCTGTACTGCAACGTGCTGGAGGGGCAGGTGGACATGTACTGGTGGAAGAGGAACGGGAAGCTGCTGATGGAGAGCAACGGCCTCCAGTTCATCCACAACAACACGCTGGAGATCCACCGAGCCCTGATGAACGACACCGGCTACTACACGTGCATAATCAGCAACGCGGTCAGCCACAACGAAACCTCCTTCCTGCTGCGCGTCCACAGTAAGTGGGGTTTTCTTCCCCAGGCACGGGAATGGAAAGCTGGGGAATGGCCCCAAAATGTTCGCTCTGGCCCCGTTCCCTGAGGTCTCATGGCTTCCCAGCACAGTCTGAGATGAGGAGTGGGAACAGCAGGGCTTCATTGAGGACTTGTGTCTCTGCACCAGCCTGCCCAGTGGCaggagtttttctttctctgggcAAAATTCTGGGaattttgggttttgtttatttttttcagacaacgACAGGGCATTTTTCATCCTCATCGTGGTATTCGTTAGCATCGGCTTGCTGGCAGGTGAGTGCTGGGACCAGTTTCGCAGAGGTGAAGCACCCAAACTGGGGCCCAAGGAGTGAATATGGTGGCTGAAAATAGGAAGCTCCTTGCAGGCAGTGAAAATAGCCTCCAGGCTTGAGGCTTCTTGCCTGAGTGTTGCCACTCGTTGAGCATCTTCATCCCTGGGGTGTTTAACAGAGGTCATATTTGTCCACAGGGATCTTCAACTGGTGGAGGTTGAGGAACTCCCCGGATTATGCcgttcatttttgaaaatttagcaCTGAAAAGCCAGAAGTTTCATTGTCCTCAGCATTAACCCTATGGAGATACATCTTTGGAGTggaagtgcattcaggaggtcAAATCACATCCTATGGTGGAAGTGATTGCTACACCATCCTACACCATTTTCATGGTGAAATCCTAGCAGAGTTCTCTGTAGGGGGAGTCAAAGCTGACgtgcagaagaacaaaatttcagtgaagctgttttctttaaaaaaaaaaagaaaaaaaaaaaagaagaaaaaaagttggatATAGTTTGGTGCTTGTTTGTGTTGCTGAATGGTTctggctgtgtttgtgcttgttgCATTGTGGCAGGATGAGCTGGAAGGTGCAGCTGGGCTCTGCATGGCACAAGTCCTGGAAACATCCAGTGTAAAGTAGGTTGGCAGCAAAATGTCATCTCTCAACCACGtcacaaatgaaatattaaaggaaGTGAAGCAAACTGGATGTATTAGAGTAGTTTTCAGGCTAATTTTTAAGCTGTGTTAAAAGTTGTTCAGTTCCCTGCAGTGCTTGTGAGTGTTCAGGGGAGccaaatgttacagaaaaaatatattttcaaactgttttgaGTGTTGTCTATAAATCATTTGGGAAAAGTGTAGTTTTTCATGTCTCTTGCTACAAATAAAAGCGCACATGTTCTCCCTGTTATATTGCTGTTGTCTGTGGCTATGGGAAATAAGCCCTGTGCGGCACCCAAAACCCACAGCAGGGTAGGGATGTGCAGGCAGGAGGGGCAGCCAGAGCATCAGGTGGGGAATGGGGGATGATGATGACAAAAATGTCGTGTCTGTCTGGCTTtaacagcagctgggctggccagggcctcaccacacACAGgtcaaagaatttcttccttgtatctcATCTAACCCtaacctcttttagtttaaggcattcccccttgttctacAACTTATTAGGCTTCCGGCAGAGCTTCTGAGGATCAGCTGGTGTCCCGTCACAAGTGTTGTCTgccaggggtcagtactggggccTATCTTGCTTAATACCTTTATTGTTGACCCagacgagggcattgagtgtaccctcagaaagtttgcagatgGCACCAAGGTGGGAGGTAGCATCCACCTGTCTGAGGGTAGGGTGGCCCTTCAGAGGGGTCGGGATAGGCTGGACTCCTGGGCTGAGGCAAATGGGAAGAAGTTCAACgaggccaagtgccgggtcctgcacttcgGCCAAACCCCATTCAgagctacaggcttggggcagagtggctagaGGACTGTGAAGAGGGAAAgcacctgggggtgttggtcgatgcttgcctgaacgtgagccagcagtgcgcccaggtggccaagaaggccaacagcatcctggcttgcatcaggaacagtgcagccagcaggaccagggaggtgatcgcccccctgtactctgctctggcgaggctgcaccttgagtgctgtgctcagctttgggcccctcactacaagaaggacattgaggccccGGAGCGTGTCCAGAGACGGGCCaaaagctggtgaaggacctGGAGCaaaagtcctgtgaggagcggctgagggaactggggttgtttggtctggggaagaggtggctcagaggagacctcattgctctctacaactgcctgaagggaggttgtgaTGAGGAGGGAGTCGGCttcttctctcagataactaATGATAGGACTTGAAGAAATGGCCAACAGTTGCTCCTGGGGAGAtttagatatcaggaaaagctttttctctcaaagagtggTCACGCACTGGAATGGCCTGGAGGAGGCATCTTGGCAAGCTGTGCTCCGACCTGGCTGGGACAGGGGCTTTCCTTGCCCCGGGGATGCGCTTTCCCTTGGGACGGGATTTGTTGCAACCCAGCTCAGCTTTAGTTTGGTCTGTAAAGCAGTCTGCCCTGGCCCGCACCCCCTCGAGAAACCTGGTCCAGAGCTGGCCAaggcaggatctggccccagagctggggcCCAGATAGCACTGAGCTATCCTGTGCTTGAGGAGACACAGCGGGGACACCAGCAGAGGATCCAAATGGAATCCTTCTATTGCAGCGGCTCtaggaaagcaaaggaaaaggtgagtgtaggatttctttttttattatttatttaattttttcatgtttgaataTTTCTCATCTGATACCAGGGGGCACAGCAAAGGACCTTCAGCTGAACCCAAAAGTCTACAGCCCACAAAGCATGGAAACCACTGACAGCTATGGTGTGACCACAAGGTCAGTTAAGAGCCTGTGCAAGGGAAATCAGCACAGGCTAGGTCACTggttcttttaaatatatataaaaaatcagaatatatatatatataattttatatatatataattttatatatatatatatatatattgtcctggtttcagttagcacagaattaattttcttcctagtagctggtggaatgctgtgttttggcttagaatgagaagagtgctgataacaccccgatgctttaattgttgcagagcagtgcttatactaagccaaggacatctcagcctttgctctgtcctgccaacgggcaggctggggggtgcagtaagagctgggaggggacagacccaggacaggtgacccaaactagccaaaggggtattccataccatctgacgtcatgctaaacaatatataggggtggctagccggggggagggggccggactgctcggggttaggctgggcatcggtcagcgggtggtgagcaattgcattgtgcatcacttgtttgtacatactattattactttcgtattatcaccattgtatcatcattattattattattattattattttcctgtcttattaaactgtctttatctcaactcacgggcttcactttccatttctctcccccgtcccagagagggaggggggagggtgagcgaacggctgcgtggtgtttagctgccagccgggttaaaccacgacagtctttttggcgcccaacgtggggcacgaaaggttgagataacggcagatctgaccagagtgtgttaaactaaaattggtataagtattagacctgcttaatagtcacttgtcataatgctgattgctttaatctcaactgtgctgcgcctgttttccaaattgagtattatagcacgttattttccgtatgtgctctctgtcatgttgtttatcctctccgggccctggtttcagaccattatggtactgtgtgttgtatcagtggcttatgagatgatgaaatatctggccatgactctaacctggtatttgtactcagtaacatcttcgattctatactttggaaactgtattttggaaactattagcaattgtatctgttgccttttttcattagggagtcaatctgtggaggggaaaggggaagataatttttcttacttgatcactctccctttctccttcaccacccctgtaccctccttgatcactctcccttcctccttcaccaccctcttatcctccgagtttattacaatagctctccaagatattgaatatccttgggatactcagaccagcatagtcctgttgttctgcctcctgaatgcacttcaggttctgcttaaaattaaacaactacttaggaagctcatccggagatctgcccggaggcagtatagttgtgggtggcagggagtatgggaggatatgggcaggcatctagaccagttggcacccccagtgttttggaaattcacccctgaacaagtgcaaaatcctcaaaaactggcagaatgcttgaataaaaggtgtcgcgattcgggaagttccaaagtaacacaaatcattgtaacatgctggggcctggcttacgcctatcgagctgccatggatactgctatcaacttagtgacagaccctgcggccactccaagtcccgtgacagatccaacggccactgtgacccctacggtggactctgcagccgctccagtcccagcttctgcagatgctccagtcccagcttctgcagatgctccagtcccagctcctgcagctgctccagtcccagttcctgcagtcgctccagttccagctctggccgctactccagtcccagttcctgcaactgctccagtcccagctcctgaagtcgctccagctccagctcctgaagccgctccagctccagctcctactgctgctccagtcccagctcctgcaactgctccagctccaactccagctcctgtagccgctccagctccggttcctgcaactgctccagctcctgtagccgctccagctcctgtggccgtgtcagagaaacgagctgtagcagtgcaagttgaccctgcagagggcattccaacccctgtggcagaccctgtaacaaagtcagagaaacgagcagtagcagtgcaagctgcccctgtagagaaggtgaaaatatggtatagaaattcaagtcgtttagaacgcagagagtcttctgccaatccaggtaaggcttctgccaaaactaagtatagagatgacgaagatgatgacgacgctgggccgtcaaggattcaggaggaggaagatgaggatgccgaaagagcaacagtaactacccgaagcctaaacgagcgcgagctacgagatgtgcgaaaagattttggtcgctgtataggtgagcagcttgtcacctggctgctccggtgctgggactctggagccaattgtgtggaattagacggcagggaagccaagcggctgggatcccttgctcgagacgccggcattgacaaagcaattgcagatggagcacgacccaccagcctctggaggcgtctcctctcagctgtgagggaaaggtatcccttcaaggaagatattttatgtctaccaggcaagtggaccactatggagaagggaatccagtacctgagggaattagccgtacgggaagtgatttatgaggatccagacctcaaacaaacatccacagatccagatgaagtcaagtgtacacgacccatgtggcggaagtttgtacggagtgcaccgtcatcatatgccagctcattggcaataatggcctggaaagaggatgaggaacccacagtgggtgaagcggctaaacaactccggcagtacgaagaaagtctctcctcttccttacaggcctgcgtctcagctgtggagaaactttctgaaaaggttcaccaacttgaagagaatctattgtcctccccacctgaaccaaccagtgcccaccgaccaaaggagaacacttgggagaaactttctgaaaaggttcaccaacttgaagagagattattctccttcacacctgtacaaagcagtgtctcagctgtcaggggtaggcgttcacccacacaaggaagacgatatggtgggtactcaccccgtgccaccctgtggttttacttacgagaccatggagaggacatgagaaagtgggatggaaaatctaccgcgaccctagaggcacgggtacgtgagttgcaaaagaaaacaatcaggaaaaagggattctccgaaaagtttgctgctccaacttccagcagacagtccttcaaacacagaaacgaggaagattctgaccaggattaggggggccctgcctccagccagggggaggaaagggacaatcgagtttattggactgtgtggattcgatggcctggcacatcacgcgcacagaagtataaggctttagtagacaccggtgcacaatgtactataatgccatcgagctataaaggaccagagcccatctatatttgtggagtgacagggggatctcagcagttgactgtattggaggctgaagtgagtctgactgggaatgagtgggaaaagcaccgcattgtgactggtccggatgctccatgtatccttggcatagactatcttagaagaggatactgcaaggacccaaaagggttccggtgggcttttggtattgctgccttagagacagagggcattaaacaattatctaccttgcctggtctctcagaggacccttctgttgtggggttgctgagggtcgaagaacagcaagtgccaattgctaccacaactgtgcaccggcggcaatatcgcaccaaccgagactccctgattcccatccataagctaattcgtcaattggagagccaaggagtgatcagcaagactcattcacctttcaatagtcccatatggccagtgcgaaagtctaatggcgagtggagactaacagtggactatcgcggcctgaacgaagtcacgccaccactgagtgctgcagtgccggacatgctggaacttcagtatgaacttgaatcgaaggcagccaagtggtacgccacaattgatatcgctaatgcatttttctccatccctctagcagcagagtgcaggccacaatttgccttcacttggaggggagtcc from Aythya fuligula isolate bAytFul2 chromosome 13, bAytFul2.pri, whole genome shotgun sequence includes these protein-coding regions:
- the LOC116494484 gene encoding uncharacterized protein LOC116494484, giving the protein MPVRPASPALRSSLPARTLFPCYSADLKPVSEVLVSARGCTVLFSVEPRAAGTTASWEYESGARKELIATFVPNKSAEISRAYVGHARLSEMDFSLQLVLRWWDGGFYRFRSESEATGWLELRVVEPLSEPEILGNSFVEVGGDTKLYCNVLEGQVDMYWWKRNGKLLMESNGLQFIHNNTLEIHRALMNDTGYYTCIISNAVSHNETSFLLRVHNNDRAFFILIVVFVSIGLLAGIFNWWRLRNSPDYAVHF